In Helianthus annuus cultivar XRQ/B chromosome 3, HanXRQr2.0-SUNRISE, whole genome shotgun sequence, a single window of DNA contains:
- the LOC110869687 gene encoding BURP domain-containing protein BNM2C, with translation MKEDHLNLFFLNLKFSLGCNALEILDNNHNNVVKLKEDPDNDPSVHVFFKVTDLYQGKRMPLYFESDNDSAPMHLLSRPQADSIPFSLSKLPSLLEFFQFSNTSIKAQAMETTLRQCESKPKGDEFKRCVTSLEAMLDMTQEFFGSVKPKVLTTKILSSNHTLYQNYTLVEKPLEVNRSEMVACHSVAYPYLVYYCHGHKGHMTRIFKLALRGDNNERIESISVCHKDTSMWDADHVVFRLLGGYPGSGPACHVIPIDNLVWVA, from the coding sequence ATGAAGGAAGATCATCTGAATCTGTTTTTCTTAAATTTGAAGTTCTCTCTTGGATGCAATGCTTTGGAAATCTTGGATAACAATCACAACAACGTTGTCAAACTCAAAGAGGATCCAGATAATGACCCTTCTGTACATGTCTTCTTCAAAGTCACCGATCTATACCAAGGCAAAAGGATGCCACTTTATTTTGAATCAGATAACGATTCTGCCCCTATGCATCTACTCTCTAGACCACAAGCTGATTCGATCCCTTTCTCCTTATCAAAACTCCCATCCCTTCTTGAATTCTTCCAATTCTCGAACACTTCTATAAAAGCCCAAGCCATGGAAACAACACTCAGGCAATGTGAGAGCAAACCTAAAGGAGATGAGTTCAAGCGGTGTGTGACATCATTGGAGGCCATGTTGGATATGACACAAGAGTTTTTTGGTTCGGTCAAACCGAAAGTTTTGACCACCAAGATTTTGAGTTCTAATCATACCCTTTACCAAAACTATACTTTGGTTGAGAAGCCATTAGAGGTCAATCGATCTGAAATGGTGGCTTGTCATTCAGTGGCTTACCCTTATTTGGTTTACTATTGTCATGGGCACAAGGGTCATATGACTAGGATTTTTAAACTTGCATTACGTGGGGATAATAATGAGAGAATTGAATCTATTTCTGTTTGCCACAAGGACACGTCCATGTGGGACGCTGACCATGTGGTGTTCCGGTTGCTCGGAGGCTATCCTGGCAGTGGTCCGGCGTGCCATGTTATTCCCATCGATAACCTTGTATGGGTTGCATAA
- the LOC110870905 gene encoding BURP domain protein USPL1 — MEMQPLASFLCCVLLLQFSIGSHALEIYEKTMRNDPENVVKRKEHHDNLYLSVFFKVNDLHIGKRMPIYFARNDDPNRTHLLSREEADSIPFSSQKLPYLLDFFSVSKNSPQAKAMKTTLTLCELKPREDEYKSCVTSLESLMDMTRGFFGTVKPNLLTTKIISSNHTIFQWYTFVEKPVEIHVSKVVACHTKAYPYLVYYCHGDKDNFTRVFKVALRGDQNGERVEAIATCHMDTSKWDPNNVVFEVLGEQLGSPVCHFLPADNLVWVASS, encoded by the exons ATGGAGATGCAACCCCTTGCTTCTTTCCTCTGCTGTGTATTGCTTCTTCAG TTCTCTATCGGAAGCCATGCTCTCGAAATTTACGAGAAAACCATGAGAAACGACCCTGAAAATGTTGTGAAGCGCAAAGAACATCATGATAATCTATATTTAAGCGTCTTTTTCAAAGTCAACGATCTACACATTGGCAAAAGAATGCCAATCTATTTTGCTAGAAATGACGATCCAAACCGAACACATCTACTATCTCGAGAAGAAGCCGATTCGATCCCTTTCTCGTCGCAAAAACTCCCATATCTTCTTGATTTTTTCTCAGTCTCTAAGAATTCCCCGCAAGCTAAGGCCATGAAAACCACACTCACCCTATGTGAACTCAAGCCTAGAGAGGATGAATACAAGTCTTGTGTCACCTCATTGGAGTCCTTGATGGACATGACACGTGGCTTTTTTGGTACGGTAAAACCTAATCTGTTGACCACCAAAATCATAAGTTCCAATCATACCATTTTCCAGTGGTATACTTTTGTTGAGAAGCCAGTGGAGATCCATGTGTCTAAAGTGGTGGCTTGTCATACCAAGGCCTACCCTTATTTGGTTTACTACTGCCATGGGGATAAGGATAATTTCACTAGGGTATTTAAGGTTGCATTAAGGGGGGATCAGAATGGTGAGAGAGTGGAAGCTATTGCTACTTGCCACATGGACACGTCCAAGTGGGATCCAAACAACGTGGTGTTTGAGGTGCTCGGAGAACAGCTTGGTTCTCCGGTGTGCCATTTTCTGCCGGCTGATAATCTTGTTTGGGTCGCATCTTCTTAG